Proteins co-encoded in one Enterobacter sp. R4-368 genomic window:
- a CDS encoding DUF441 domain-containing protein produces the protein MFDTTLFILLALAALGFVSHNTTVAVSILVLIIVRITPLNTFFPWIEKQGLTVGIIILTIGVMAPIASGSLPPSTLLHSFVNWKSLVAIAVGVFVSWLGGRGVTLMSSQPSLVAGLLVGTVLGVALFRGVPVGPLIAAGLVSLLIGRQ, from the coding sequence ATGTTTGATACCACGCTGTTTATTCTGCTGGCGCTCGCGGCGCTGGGTTTTGTCAGCCATAACACCACCGTTGCGGTCTCTATTCTGGTGTTGATCATTGTGCGCATTACCCCGCTCAACACCTTCTTTCCGTGGATTGAAAAGCAGGGGCTGACCGTTGGCATTATTATCCTCACCATTGGCGTGATGGCGCCGATCGCCAGCGGCTCATTGCCGCCCTCGACGCTGCTGCACTCGTTTGTGAACTGGAAATCGTTGGTGGCGATTGCGGTTGGTGTTTTTGTCTCGTGGCTGGGTGGACGCGGCGTAACGTTGATGAGTTCACAACCGTCGCTGGTAGCGGGATTACTGGTCGGCACCGTGTTGGGTGTGGCCCTGTTCCGGGGCGTTCCGGTCGGGCCACTGATTGCTGCCGGGTTGGTTTCGCTGCTAATTGGCCGGCAGTGA
- a CDS encoding YeaH/YhbH family protein, translating into MTWFIDRRLNGKNKSTVNRQRFLRRYKAQIKQSISEAINKRSVTDVENGESVSIPTEDISEPMFHQGRGGLRHRVHPGNDHFVQNDRIERPQGGGGGGGGGQGEASPDGEGQDEFVFQISKDEYLDLLFEDLALPNLKKNQQRQLNEFKTHRAGYTANGVPANISVVRSLQNSLARRTAMTAGKRRELRELESSLETVAKSEPAQLLEEERLRKEIAELRAKIERVPFIDTFDLRYKNYEKRPEPSSQAVMFCLMDVSGSMDQATKDMAKRFYILLYLFLSRTYKNVEVVYIRHHTQAKEVDEHEFFYSQETGGTIVSSALKLMDEVVKERYDPAQWNIYAAQASDGDNWADDSPLCHEILAKKILPVVRYYSYIEITRRAHQTLWREYEHLQTMFDNFAIQHIRDQEDIYPVFRELFHKQTTSTS; encoded by the coding sequence ATGACCTGGTTCATTGACCGGCGTTTGAACGGTAAAAATAAAAGCACGGTTAACCGCCAGCGATTTTTACGCCGTTATAAAGCGCAAATAAAGCAGTCGATCTCCGAAGCGATCAACAAGCGTTCGGTAACCGACGTGGAGAATGGCGAATCCGTCTCCATCCCGACGGAAGATATCAGCGAACCGATGTTCCATCAGGGGCGTGGCGGCCTGCGCCACCGCGTACATCCGGGAAACGATCATTTTGTGCAAAATGACCGCATCGAGCGCCCACAAGGCGGCGGTGGTGGTGGCGGCGGCGGCCAGGGCGAAGCCAGCCCTGACGGCGAAGGCCAGGATGAGTTTGTTTTCCAGATCTCCAAAGATGAGTATCTCGATTTGCTGTTTGAGGATCTGGCGCTGCCGAACCTGAAAAAGAACCAGCAACGGCAGCTTAATGAGTTCAAAACGCACCGCGCGGGCTACACCGCCAATGGCGTACCGGCGAATATCAGCGTTGTGCGTTCGTTGCAAAACTCGCTGGCGCGCCGCACCGCCATGACGGCAGGAAAACGTCGTGAGCTGCGCGAACTGGAAAGCAGCCTCGAAACGGTGGCAAAAAGCGAACCTGCACAATTACTTGAAGAGGAGCGTCTGCGCAAAGAGATTGCCGAACTGCGGGCAAAAATTGAGCGCGTACCGTTTATCGACACCTTTGATTTACGCTACAAAAACTACGAAAAACGGCCAGAACCTTCCAGCCAGGCGGTGATGTTCTGCCTGATGGACGTTTCCGGTTCGATGGATCAAGCGACCAAAGATATGGCCAAGCGTTTTTACATTCTGCTCTATCTGTTCCTGAGCCGAACCTATAAAAACGTCGAAGTGGTCTATATCCGCCATCATACGCAGGCGAAAGAGGTGGATGAACATGAGTTCTTCTACTCGCAGGAAACAGGCGGCACCATTGTTTCCAGCGCGCTGAAACTGATGGATGAAGTGGTTAAAGAGCGTTACGACCCGGCGCAATGGAATATTTACGCCGCGCAGGCGTCGGACGGCGATAACTGGGCGGACGACTCACCGCTGTGTCACGAAATCCTGGCGAAGAAGATCCTGCCGGTGGTGCGTTACTACAGTTATATCGAGATCACCCGCCGGGCGCACCAGACGTTATGGCGCGAGTATGAACACCTGCAAACGATGTTTGATAATTTCGCCATCCAGCATATTCGCGATCAGGAGGATATCTACCCGGTATTCCGCGAACTTTTCCATAAACAAACGACATCCACCAGCTAA
- a CDS encoding CTP synthase: MHHIPPKKTLRIALVGDYSHDVVAHQAIPLAIDDAAAVLEITADYDWLPTSEINSDEDLVGYDAIWVVPGSPYKNANGAFIAIKYARENAVPFLGTCGGFQHAVIEYARNVLGWADAAHAETENVGRMVITPLTCALVDQNGAIELRPNTLIARAYGRELIEEAYRCSFGVAEEFARELESGDLRVTGWDEDGEIRAVELVTHPFFVATLFQHERAALAGRPVPLVQAMLRAACE, encoded by the coding sequence ATGCATCACATTCCTCCGAAAAAAACATTACGCATCGCATTGGTCGGCGATTACAGCCACGATGTTGTTGCACATCAGGCGATCCCACTAGCGATTGATGATGCCGCTGCCGTGCTGGAAATCACCGCGGATTACGACTGGTTACCCACCAGCGAAATCAACAGCGATGAAGATCTGGTTGGTTATGACGCCATCTGGGTTGTACCGGGAAGCCCCTATAAAAACGCCAATGGCGCATTTATCGCCATTAAATACGCACGTGAAAACGCGGTGCCATTCCTCGGGACGTGCGGCGGCTTCCAGCATGCGGTCATTGAATATGCCCGCAATGTACTGGGCTGGGCAGATGCGGCGCACGCCGAAACGGAAAACGTCGGCCGGATGGTGATCACGCCGCTGACCTGTGCGCTGGTGGACCAAAACGGTGCTATCGAACTGCGACCTAACACGTTAATTGCCCGCGCTTACGGTCGTGAACTGATTGAAGAAGCCTACCGGTGCAGCTTTGGCGTAGCAGAAGAGTTTGCCCGCGAGCTGGAAAGCGGCGATCTGCGGGTTACCGGTTGGGATGAAGACGGAGAGATCCGTGCTGTGGAACTGGTGACGCACCCGTTTTTTGTTGCCACCTTGTTCCAGCATGAACGCGCGGCGCTCGCCGGGCGTCCGGTACCGCTGGTTCAGGCGATGCTGCGCGCGGCATGTGAATAA
- a CDS encoding amino acid ABC transporter ATP-binding protein: MLAGLFSTSVADATEVLPVAKGTVEFRQASKRYGDNVVLKSIDLQVAAGEVLAVCGPSGSGKSTLIRLINQLETLSGGEIYVDGQPTSQLKGRQLRELRRHVGFVFQQFNLYAHLNALDNITLALRRIHGKSAAEAQAIALALLARVGLQDKAHHYPAQLSGGQQQRVAIARTLAADPHIILFDEPTSALDPEMIGEVLQVMKSLAHSGITLMVVTHEMQFAREIADRVIFIDGGEILEQAAPAQFFSAPQHPRAQRFLQKVLNPLHADSKEL; this comes from the coding sequence ATGCTGGCAGGTCTGTTTTCTACCTCTGTGGCGGATGCCACAGAGGTGTTGCCCGTGGCGAAAGGCACGGTGGAGTTTCGCCAGGCGAGCAAACGCTACGGCGACAACGTGGTATTAAAGTCGATTGATTTACAGGTTGCCGCCGGCGAAGTGCTGGCGGTGTGCGGGCCTTCGGGTTCCGGTAAATCAACGCTTATCCGTTTGATTAACCAGCTCGAAACCCTGAGCGGCGGGGAGATCTATGTTGACGGTCAGCCGACCAGCCAACTGAAAGGGCGCCAGCTTCGCGAGTTGCGCCGCCATGTCGGTTTCGTTTTTCAGCAGTTTAATCTTTATGCCCACCTCAACGCGCTGGATAACATTACGCTGGCGTTACGCCGTATTCACGGCAAAAGCGCCGCCGAGGCGCAGGCCATCGCGCTGGCGCTGCTGGCGCGCGTTGGTTTGCAGGATAAAGCGCATCACTATCCGGCGCAGCTTTCCGGCGGGCAACAGCAACGCGTGGCAATCGCCCGCACGCTGGCCGCCGATCCGCATATCATTCTGTTTGATGAGCCAACCTCGGCGCTTGATCCGGAGATGATTGGCGAAGTGTTGCAGGTGATGAAATCGCTGGCGCACAGCGGCATTACGCTGATGGTGGTGACCCATGAGATGCAGTTTGCCCGTGAAATCGCCGATCGCGTGATCTTTATCGACGGGGGCGAAATCCTTGAGCAGGCAGCACCGGCGCAATTCTTTTCTGCCCCGCAGCACCCGCGCGCGCAGCGCTTTTTACAGAAAGTGCTCAACCCGCTGCACGCGGATAGCAAGGAGTTGTAA
- a CDS encoding YbaK/prolyl-tRNA synthetase associated domain-containing protein: MSEIASRNIHQHLINLLEQHDARFRVVEHEAVGKCEAVSEIRGTALGQGAKALLCKIKGNGVKKHVLAILAADLQADLSRLAQHFGGSKASLASPAEVDALTACVFGAIPPFSFHPDLHLVADPVLFQRFDDIAFNAGLLEKSVIMNTGDYLRIARPELVDFRRE, encoded by the coding sequence ATGTCTGAAATTGCCAGCCGTAACATCCACCAGCATTTGATAAACCTGCTTGAACAGCACGACGCGCGCTTTCGCGTTGTTGAACACGAGGCCGTCGGCAAATGTGAGGCCGTCAGTGAAATTCGCGGTACCGCGCTGGGTCAGGGCGCGAAAGCGCTGCTGTGTAAGATAAAAGGTAACGGGGTGAAAAAGCATGTGCTGGCGATCCTGGCCGCCGACTTACAGGCCGACCTTTCCCGCTTAGCGCAGCACTTTGGTGGCAGTAAAGCCTCGCTGGCAAGCCCGGCGGAAGTGGATGCGTTAACGGCGTGCGTATTTGGCGCCATTCCCCCGTTCAGCTTTCACCCGGATCTGCACCTGGTTGCCGACCCGGTACTGTTTCAGCGCTTTGATGACATCGCGTTTAACGCCGGGTTACTGGAGAAATCGGTAATCATGAATACCGGCGACTACCTGCGCATCGCCAGGCCGGAACTGGTGGATTTTCGCCGCGAATAA
- a CDS encoding ABC transporter substrate-binding protein, with product MATSSHTKKTGAISALALLSALSFSAHADKLADIKAAGVVKVATFDANPPFGAIDAKSHDIVGYDVDFAKALAKSLGVKLQLVATNPANRIPLLQSGKVDLIVADITITPERAQVIDFSTPYFVTGQQFLVPAAAADKLDAYSKARIGAVKGTTGEQTLHQRFPQSRVLAYDDIPLALTALRNGNVQAITQDSTILAGLLAEAPDKAKFKILPDLLSKEEIGVGVSKGETALLNAVNTELVNLEKNGEAAKIYDTWFGPQTKTPAPRSFTIEAK from the coding sequence ATGGCAACCTCATCACATACGAAAAAAACAGGCGCAATCAGCGCCCTGGCGCTGCTTTCAGCGCTCTCTTTTTCCGCGCACGCGGACAAACTGGCGGATATCAAAGCCGCGGGCGTGGTCAAAGTGGCGACCTTTGACGCCAACCCACCGTTCGGCGCTATCGATGCGAAATCCCATGACATCGTGGGTTATGACGTCGATTTTGCCAAAGCGCTGGCAAAAAGCCTCGGCGTAAAACTGCAACTGGTGGCGACGAACCCGGCGAACCGCATTCCGCTGCTGCAATCCGGCAAAGTGGATTTGATCGTTGCGGATATCACCATCACCCCGGAACGCGCGCAGGTGATCGACTTCTCCACGCCGTATTTTGTCACCGGCCAGCAATTCCTCGTACCGGCTGCTGCGGCCGATAAGCTGGACGCCTACAGCAAAGCGCGCATTGGCGCGGTTAAAGGCACCACTGGCGAGCAGACGCTGCACCAGCGTTTCCCGCAATCTCGCGTGCTGGCTTATGACGATATCCCGCTGGCGCTGACCGCGTTGCGTAACGGCAATGTGCAGGCCATCACTCAGGACAGCACCATTCTGGCCGGTTTGCTGGCGGAAGCGCCGGATAAAGCGAAATTCAAAATCCTGCCGGACTTGTTGTCCAAAGAGGAGATCGGTGTCGGTGTGAGTAAAGGCGAAACCGCATTGCTTAACGCGGTGAATACTGAACTGGTCAACCTTGAGAAAAACGGCGAAGCGGCAAAAATCTACGATACCTGGTTTGGTCCGCAAACCAAAACGCCCGCTCCACGCAGCTTTACCATAGAAGCGAAGTAA
- a CDS encoding ABC transporter permease subunit (The N-terminal region of this protein, as described by TIGR01726, is a three transmembrane segment that identifies a subfamily of ABC transporter permease subunits, which specificities that include histidine, arginine, glutamine, glutamate, L-cystine (sic), the opines (in Agrobacterium) octopine and nopaline, etc.) → MIANITVIIDNLDYLLWGRAAQGEPGGVLLSLLMTVGAAVLAFPGGVLLACCAWRFRGWPRKVLFLWAELIRGIPLIFVIFWLWFLLPWLTGADLPGAVTVTLALAWFTSAAVMYSTLAALGALPKGQYEAALSSGFGSAQILWLVLLPQALRNALPSYIGLLIALLKDTSLAFIVNVPELTTVAGQVNNRVQVYPAALFVFTGLVYYLLCSALEFAVKQWQRRHSLPAN, encoded by the coding sequence ATGATCGCTAATATCACCGTGATCATCGATAACCTCGACTATTTGCTGTGGGGGCGAGCGGCGCAGGGTGAGCCGGGCGGGGTACTGTTATCGCTGCTGATGACCGTCGGCGCGGCGGTTCTGGCGTTTCCCGGTGGTGTGCTGCTGGCGTGCTGCGCATGGCGCTTTCGCGGCTGGCCACGCAAAGTGCTCTTTCTCTGGGCGGAGCTGATTCGCGGCATTCCGCTGATCTTCGTGATCTTCTGGCTGTGGTTTTTACTGCCCTGGTTAACCGGCGCCGATCTCCCCGGTGCGGTGACCGTAACGCTGGCGCTGGCGTGGTTTACCTCGGCGGCGGTGATGTATTCGACCCTTGCCGCGCTTGGGGCACTGCCGAAAGGGCAGTACGAAGCCGCGCTCAGTAGCGGGTTTGGCAGTGCGCAAATCCTGTGGCTGGTGCTGTTGCCGCAGGCATTACGCAACGCGTTGCCGTCGTATATCGGTTTGCTTATCGCGCTGCTGAAAGACACCTCGCTGGCGTTTATTGTCAACGTACCGGAATTGACGACAGTCGCAGGCCAGGTGAATAACCGGGTGCAGGTCTATCCTGCCGCGCTGTTTGTCTTTACCGGCCTGGTCTATTACCTGCTGTGCAGCGCGCTGGAGTTTGCGGTCAAACAGTGGCAGCGGCGTCACTCACTGCCGGCCAATTAG
- a CDS encoding CynX/NimT family MFS transporter, whose amino-acid sequence MTNSLPSRSKQSVLLIAGILMIATTLRVTFTGAAPLLDAIRAEYGLTTAQTGMLTTLPLLAFALISPLAAGVARRFGMERSLFAAMVLICLGIALRSLPSALLLFTGTAIIGCGIALGNVLLPGIIKRDFAQHVAKLTGAYSLTMGAAAALGSSVVVPLAQYGAGWHGALLMLMIFPLLALLLWLPRLHHGAPAALSNAGALHSRRIWRSWLAWQVTLFLGINSLIYYIVIGWLPSILIAHGFSEAQAGSVHGILQLATAMPGLLVPLVLHRLKDQRGIAVVVALLCAVGSLGLWLVPEHATLWTLVFGFGSGATMILGLTFIGLRASSAHQAAALSGMAQSVGYLLAACGPPLMGKIHDASGNWHLPLLACAVLSVVMAVCGAFAGRDREMA is encoded by the coding sequence ATGACTAACAGCCTCCCCTCCCGCAGTAAGCAAAGCGTGCTGCTGATTGCCGGGATCCTGATGATTGCCACCACGCTGCGCGTCACCTTTACTGGCGCAGCGCCGCTGCTGGATGCGATTCGCGCGGAATATGGGTTAACCACCGCGCAAACCGGCATGCTCACCACCCTGCCACTGCTGGCTTTTGCCTTGATATCGCCACTGGCGGCCGGTGTGGCGCGCCGTTTCGGCATGGAACGCAGCCTGTTCGCGGCGATGGTGCTGATTTGCCTTGGTATCGCCCTTCGTTCCCTGCCCTCAGCACTACTGCTGTTTACGGGTACAGCGATCATCGGCTGCGGGATCGCACTCGGCAACGTGCTGCTGCCGGGGATAATAAAACGCGACTTCGCCCAACATGTGGCGAAACTGACAGGCGCTTACTCACTCACTATGGGCGCAGCGGCGGCGCTCGGCTCGTCGGTCGTTGTGCCGCTGGCGCAATACGGTGCAGGCTGGCATGGCGCATTATTGATGCTGATGATCTTTCCGTTACTGGCGCTGTTGCTGTGGCTCCCCCGGCTGCACCACGGCGCTCCTGCGGCACTCAGTAACGCCGGCGCGCTGCATAGTCGCAGGATCTGGCGCTCCTGGCTTGCCTGGCAGGTCACGCTGTTTTTAGGGATCAACTCATTAATCTATTACATCGTCATTGGCTGGCTGCCGTCGATTCTGATAGCGCACGGCTTCAGTGAAGCGCAGGCGGGATCAGTACATGGCATTCTGCAACTGGCGACAGCAATGCCGGGTCTGCTGGTGCCGCTGGTTCTGCACCGGTTGAAAGATCAGCGCGGTATCGCTGTCGTGGTCGCGCTGCTGTGTGCTGTCGGTTCACTGGGATTGTGGCTGGTACCAGAACATGCCACGCTCTGGACCCTTGTTTTTGGCTTCGGCTCCGGCGCGACGATGATCCTCGGGTTAACGTTTATCGGTCTGCGAGCCAGCTCCGCTCACCAGGCTGCCGCGCTTTCCGGTATGGCGCAATCGGTCGGTTATCTGCTGGCGGCTTGCGGGCCGCCGCTAATGGGGAAAATTCATGATGCCAGCGGCAACTGGCATCTTCCGCTGCTGGCCTGTGCCGTGTTATCGGTGGTTATGGCGGTTTGTGGGGCATTCGCCGGGCGCGATCGCGAAATGGCGTAA
- a CDS encoding amino acid ABC transporter permease — protein MALHLDWAGVLTGQPAQWIISGFLTTIWVTVAGTVLATVLTILLLALRLAGGKVGRGAVAAWVSLFRNTPLLVQLLFWYFAAWNVLPQSFRQYVNDDHAFSILPGDVWWLTPEFLSSAWALGLFTAAFLVEEIQAGLHAVPRGQVEAAQSQGFSPLALFRWVLLPQGLQNAWQPIVGQYLNLMKLSSLATGIGLGELTYQTRQIESFNAHALEAFAIGSALYLLLGLVMSVLFNLPRNWRMQRRAAEGQHDR, from the coding sequence ATGGCGCTGCATCTCGACTGGGCGGGCGTGCTGACCGGGCAGCCCGCACAATGGATCATTTCCGGTTTTCTTACCACCATCTGGGTTACCGTAGCGGGAACCGTACTGGCGACGGTATTAACGATACTGCTGCTGGCGCTGCGTCTGGCCGGTGGCAAGGTCGGGCGAGGCGCGGTGGCGGCGTGGGTATCGCTGTTTCGCAATACGCCGCTTCTGGTGCAGCTATTGTTCTGGTATTTCGCCGCCTGGAATGTGTTGCCGCAGAGTTTCCGCCAGTACGTTAACGACGATCACGCGTTCAGCATTTTGCCAGGCGATGTCTGGTGGTTGACGCCAGAGTTTCTCTCGTCGGCCTGGGCGCTGGGGCTGTTTACCGCGGCCTTTCTGGTTGAAGAGATCCAGGCGGGTTTGCACGCGGTGCCGCGTGGACAGGTTGAAGCCGCGCAATCGCAGGGGTTTAGCCCGCTGGCGTTGTTCCGCTGGGTGCTGCTGCCGCAGGGACTACAAAATGCCTGGCAGCCGATAGTGGGGCAGTATCTGAATCTGATGAAGCTCTCTTCGCTGGCGACCGGTATCGGGCTGGGGGAATTAACCTACCAGACCCGGCAGATCGAGAGTTTTAACGCCCACGCGCTGGAAGCGTTTGCCATCGGCAGCGCGCTCTATTTGCTGCTGGGGCTGGTGATGAGCGTGTTGTTCAACCTGCCACGTAACTGGCGGATGCAACGCCGTGCAGCGGAGGGGCAACATGATCGCTAA
- a CDS encoding helix-turn-helix transcriptional regulator, translating to MHGLGLGGYDPDSQQEMAVAFSITVEESEQLIPAHHHRKGQLILALKGAITCEVEHARWMVPPHHAMWLPGQVLHSNRATANAQLCFLFIEPWSVVMPDHCCTLKVSALVRELILTLATRTPAQRRQPATQRLVQVLFDELPAQPQMHLQLPVSAHPKIRQMVDSMESNPADRQTLAQWAQVFAMSERNLARLVVRETGLSFRRWRHQMQLILALRLLIDGHPVQHIAQALGYDSTTAFITMFKKGLGQTPGRYLAALGEA from the coding sequence ATGCACGGACTTGGGCTCGGCGGCTACGATCCGGATAGCCAGCAGGAAATGGCGGTGGCGTTCAGCATCACCGTTGAAGAGAGTGAACAATTGATCCCGGCGCATCACCATCGCAAAGGGCAACTCATTCTGGCGTTGAAAGGCGCGATTACCTGCGAGGTCGAACATGCCCGCTGGATGGTGCCGCCGCATCATGCGATGTGGCTTCCCGGGCAGGTGCTGCACAGTAACCGCGCCACGGCAAATGCGCAGCTCTGTTTCCTGTTTATTGAACCCTGGTCGGTGGTGATGCCGGATCACTGCTGTACGCTCAAAGTTTCAGCACTGGTACGCGAATTGATCCTCACATTAGCCACGCGCACGCCTGCCCAGCGGCGGCAACCCGCCACCCAGCGGCTGGTGCAGGTGCTGTTTGATGAACTGCCGGCACAGCCGCAAATGCACTTACAGCTTCCGGTTTCCGCACACCCGAAGATCCGCCAGATGGTCGACAGCATGGAAAGCAACCCGGCAGACAGGCAGACACTGGCGCAGTGGGCGCAGGTGTTTGCCATGAGCGAGCGCAATCTGGCGCGGCTGGTCGTCAGGGAAACGGGGTTAAGCTTTCGTCGCTGGCGGCACCAGATGCAGTTGATCCTCGCGCTACGGTTATTAATTGACGGCCATCCGGTACAGCACATTGCACAGGCGCTCGGGTATGACTCGACGACCGCGTTTATCACCATGTTTAAAAAGGGGCTTGGGCAGACGCCGGGGCGTTACCTGGCGGCGCTCGGCGAAGCGTGA
- the yeaG gene encoding protein kinase YeaG: MNIFDHYRQRYEAAKDEEFTLQEFLAICKQDRSAYANAAERLLMAIGEPVMVDTAQEPRLSRLFSNRVIGRYPAFEEFYGMEEAIEQIVSYLKHAAQGLEEKKQILYLLGPVGGGKSSLAERLKSLMQRVPIYVLSANGERSPVNDHPLCLFNPQEDAQILEKEYSVPRRYLGTIMSPWAAKRLHEFGGDISKFRVVKVWPSILEQIAIAKTEPGDENNQDISALVGKVDIRKLENHAQNDPDAYGYSGALCRANQGIMEFVEMFKAPIKVLHPLLTATQEGNYNGTEGISALPFNGIILAHSNESEWVQFRNNKNNEAFLDRVYIVKVPYCLRISEEMKIYEKLLNHSELSHAPCAPGTLETLARFSILSRLKEPENSSIYSKMRVYDGESLKDTDPKAKSYQEYRDYAGVDEGMNGLSTRFAFKILSRVFNFDHVEVAANPVHLFYVLEQQIEREQFPQELAERYLEFLKGYLIPKYAEFIGKEIQTAYLESYSEYGQNIFDRYVTYADFWIQDQEYRDPDTGQLFDRESLNAELEKIEKPAGISNPKDFRNEIVNFVLRARANNNGRNPNWTSYEKLRTVIEKKMFSNTEELLPVISFNAKTSTDEQKKHDDFVDRMMEKGYTRKQVRLLCEWYLRVRKSS, translated from the coding sequence ATGAATATATTCGATCACTATCGCCAGCGTTATGAAGCTGCCAAGGACGAAGAGTTCACTCTGCAGGAGTTTCTTGCCATCTGTAAGCAAGATCGCAGCGCCTATGCGAATGCTGCTGAAAGGCTGCTGATGGCCATAGGGGAACCTGTGATGGTAGACACTGCCCAGGAGCCACGGCTTTCCCGTCTCTTTTCGAACCGGGTTATCGGACGCTACCCCGCGTTCGAGGAATTTTATGGAATGGAAGAGGCGATTGAGCAAATTGTCTCATACCTCAAACACGCTGCGCAGGGTCTGGAAGAAAAGAAACAGATCCTCTATCTGCTCGGCCCGGTGGGCGGGGGTAAATCGTCCCTGGCCGAACGCCTGAAATCCTTAATGCAACGGGTGCCAATTTACGTGTTGAGCGCCAATGGCGAGCGCAGCCCGGTTAACGACCACCCGTTGTGCCTGTTTAACCCGCAGGAAGACGCGCAGATCCTGGAAAAAGAGTACAGCGTCCCGCGCCGTTATCTCGGCACGATCATGTCGCCGTGGGCCGCCAAACGCCTGCACGAGTTTGGCGGAGATATCAGCAAATTCCGCGTGGTAAAAGTCTGGCCGTCGATTCTGGAACAGATTGCGATTGCCAAAACAGAACCGGGCGATGAGAACAACCAGGACATTTCAGCGCTGGTCGGTAAAGTGGATATCCGCAAACTGGAAAACCACGCGCAAAACGATCCAGACGCCTATGGCTACTCCGGCGCGCTGTGCCGGGCGAACCAGGGCATCATGGAGTTCGTCGAAATGTTTAAAGCGCCGATCAAGGTGCTGCACCCACTGCTGACCGCCACGCAGGAGGGCAACTACAACGGTACGGAAGGCATCTCCGCCCTGCCGTTTAACGGCATCATCCTCGCCCACTCGAACGAATCCGAATGGGTGCAGTTCCGTAACAACAAAAACAACGAGGCGTTCCTTGACCGTGTTTACATCGTCAAAGTGCCTTATTGCTTGCGCATCTCGGAAGAGATGAAAATTTACGAAAAACTGCTCAACCACAGTGAGCTCTCCCATGCGCCGTGCGCACCGGGAACGCTCGAAACGCTGGCCCGTTTCTCGATTCTTTCGCGTCTGAAAGAACCGGAAAACTCCAGCATCTACTCGAAAATGCGTGTCTACGACGGTGAAAGCCTGAAAGATACCGATCCGAAAGCGAAGTCCTATCAGGAATACCGCGATTACGCCGGTGTTGATGAAGGGATGAACGGCCTGTCGACACGTTTTGCCTTTAAAATCCTCTCGCGTGTGTTCAACTTTGACCACGTCGAAGTGGCAGCCAACCCGGTGCACCTGTTCTACGTACTGGAACAACAAATTGAACGTGAGCAGTTCCCGCAGGAGCTGGCTGAACGTTACCTGGAATTCCTGAAAGGCTATCTGATCCCGAAATACGCCGAGTTTATCGGCAAAGAGATCCAGACCGCTTACCTCGAATCCTATTCCGAATATGGACAGAACATCTTCGATCGTTATGTCACCTACGCGGATTTCTGGATCCAGGATCAGGAGTACCGCGACCCGGATACCGGCCAGTTGTTTGACCGTGAATCCCTGAACGCGGAACTGGAAAAAATTGAAAAACCGGCCGGGATCAGCAACCCGAAAGATTTCCGTAATGAGATCGTTAACTTCGTGCTGCGCGCCCGCGCTAACAACAACGGACGCAACCCGAACTGGACCAGCTACGAAAAACTGCGCACGGTTATCGAGAAGAAAATGTTCTCGAACACCGAAGAGCTGTTGCCGGTGATTTCGTTCAACGCCAAAACCTCTACCGACGAGCAGAAAAAGCACGACGATTTTGTCGACCGTATGATGGAGAAAGGCTACACCCGCAAACAGGTTCGCCTGTTGTGCGAATGGTATCTGCGTGTACGTAAATCATCATAA